A single genomic interval of Ramlibacter pinisoli harbors:
- a CDS encoding LysR family transcriptional regulator, with product MDLRDFRYFEAVADFGHLGRAAEAMHRTQPALSKSLRRLEEALGATLFEREGRRLKLTEVGRVVLERTRFMRRTMDDTLQEVTDLARGAAGHLRLGGAPTAADRLLPQLVHALLERAPGLTLHLAVDVSASLLQALRAGTLDAVVGPLASAKREFERHVLFDDPVVVAASKRHPLLRRTAPAPQIGDLAGYAWVLPSPDVSLRVWLENTFERNGLAPPRVQVESASISLMPRLIAHNQLLTLISRKSLQAGPVGTLLREVPVPSAVLERQFGVLLRRDGYRPPPVRTLLAVLKEGGQRLLT from the coding sequence ATGGACCTGCGCGACTTCCGCTACTTCGAGGCCGTGGCCGACTTCGGGCACCTGGGCCGCGCTGCCGAGGCGATGCACCGGACGCAGCCGGCATTGAGCAAGTCGTTGCGGCGCCTGGAGGAGGCGCTGGGCGCCACGCTGTTCGAGCGGGAAGGCCGCCGCCTGAAGCTCACCGAAGTCGGCCGGGTGGTCCTGGAACGCACGCGCTTCATGCGCCGCACCATGGATGACACCCTGCAGGAAGTGACGGACCTCGCGCGCGGCGCGGCCGGCCACCTGCGCCTGGGTGGTGCGCCGACGGCAGCCGACCGGCTGCTGCCGCAGCTGGTCCACGCGCTGCTGGAACGTGCGCCCGGCCTGACCCTGCACCTGGCCGTGGACGTCAGTGCCTCGCTGCTCCAGGCGCTGCGCGCCGGGACGCTGGACGCGGTGGTGGGGCCGTTGGCGTCCGCCAAGCGAGAGTTCGAGCGCCATGTCCTGTTCGACGATCCGGTCGTGGTGGCGGCCAGCAAGCGCCACCCCCTGCTGCGCCGGACGGCGCCGGCGCCACAGATCGGCGACCTGGCGGGCTACGCCTGGGTTCTGCCTTCGCCGGACGTGAGCCTGCGCGTCTGGCTGGAGAACACCTTCGAGCGCAACGGACTGGCGCCGCCGCGGGTGCAGGTGGAATCAGCCTCCATCTCGCTGATGCCGCGCCTGATCGCGCACAACCAGCTGCTCACCCTCATCTCGCGCAAGAGCCTCCAGGCCGGCCCGGTGGGGACGCTGCTGCGCGAGGTGCCGGTGCCGTCGGCAGTGCTCGAACGGCAGTTCGGGGTCCTGCTGCGCCGCGATGGCTACAGGCCGCCACCAGTGCGCACCCTGTTGGCCGTGCTGAAGGAAGGCGGCCAGCGGCTGCTGACTTGA
- a CDS encoding MDR family oxidoreductase, translating to MFKALHLTQRDGKTEALLRDFDDADLPPGDVTVRVAYSSLNYKDALAVTGRGPVIRRWPLVPGIDLVGTVERSDDARWKAGDAVVVNGWGLGETEWGGFAQKARLSGDWLLALPPQIAPWDAAAFGTAGYTAALCVMALQRHGLAPSDGPVLVTGASGGVGSIAVSLLAGLGYTVTASSGANAAQAETLRSLGAAEVIDRAELGAPGKPLQRERWAGAIDTAGSHTLANVCATLRWNGAVAACGLAQGSDFPATVMPFILRGVTLYGINCVFVPNDTRRRAYELLGQYVPLDRLRAISTEVGLTEVVAASHDLLDGRRKGRAVVAVDR from the coding sequence ATGTTCAAGGCTCTCCACCTCACGCAGCGCGATGGCAAGACCGAGGCGCTGTTGCGCGACTTCGATGACGCCGACCTGCCGCCTGGCGACGTCACGGTCCGCGTCGCCTATTCGAGTCTCAACTACAAGGATGCCCTCGCGGTCACCGGGCGCGGCCCTGTCATCCGGCGTTGGCCCCTGGTGCCGGGGATCGATCTGGTCGGGACGGTCGAGCGCAGTGACGATGCCCGGTGGAAAGCCGGTGACGCCGTCGTCGTCAACGGCTGGGGCCTGGGCGAGACGGAATGGGGTGGCTTTGCGCAAAAGGCCCGGCTGTCCGGCGACTGGTTGCTGGCGCTCCCGCCGCAGATCGCGCCCTGGGACGCCGCGGCATTCGGGACGGCAGGCTACACCGCCGCGCTCTGCGTCATGGCCTTGCAGCGGCACGGCCTGGCCCCGTCGGACGGGCCGGTGCTGGTCACGGGTGCCTCGGGCGGCGTGGGCTCGATTGCGGTCTCCCTCCTGGCCGGCCTCGGCTACACGGTGACGGCGTCCAGCGGGGCCAACGCGGCGCAGGCGGAAACGCTGCGTTCGCTGGGGGCCGCCGAGGTGATCGACCGCGCCGAGCTGGGGGCGCCCGGCAAGCCGCTCCAGCGCGAACGCTGGGCAGGCGCGATCGACACGGCCGGCAGCCACACGCTGGCGAACGTCTGTGCGACGCTGCGCTGGAACGGCGCAGTGGCCGCCTGCGGCCTGGCCCAGGGCAGCGACTTCCCGGCGACGGTCATGCCGTTCATCCTGCGCGGCGTCACCCTCTACGGCATCAACTGCGTCTTCGTTCCCAACGACACCCGGCGACGCGCCTACGAATTGCTCGGCCAATACGTCCCGCTGGACCGGCTGCGAGCCATCAGCACGGAGGTCGGACTGACCGAGGTCGTCGCCGCCTCGCACGATCTCCTGGACGGACGCCGGAAGGGGCGCGCGGTGGTGGCAGTCGATCGGTGA
- a CDS encoding 3-isopropylmalate dehydratase has product MWHQGRAWFIGADIDTDQIMPTPYLALRTNEDLGRHVLSGNDPAWPGRFAPGDVLFAGANFGCGSSREHAPRGLKGAGIACVVAPSFARIFFRNAINIGLPLLILPEVQTGAGGEPVWVDSESGQVRRSAEGPVLQGAKPPGIIRDILAHGGLMPYVKARSAAVSTV; this is encoded by the coding sequence ATGTGGCATCAAGGCAGAGCGTGGTTCATCGGCGCCGACATCGACACCGACCAGATCATGCCGACCCCGTACCTGGCACTGAGAACGAACGAGGACCTCGGTCGCCATGTGCTTTCGGGCAATGACCCGGCGTGGCCGGGACGCTTCGCCCCGGGCGATGTCCTGTTCGCGGGAGCGAACTTCGGCTGCGGCAGCTCGCGCGAACATGCGCCCCGCGGGCTCAAGGGCGCTGGCATCGCCTGCGTGGTGGCGCCTTCATTCGCGCGCATCTTCTTCCGCAACGCCATCAACATCGGCTTGCCGCTGCTGATCCTGCCGGAGGTACAGACCGGCGCGGGCGGAGAACCGGTCTGGGTCGACTCCGAGAGTGGCCAAGTCAGGCGCAGCGCCGAAGGTCCGGTCCTGCAGGGCGCCAAGCCGCCCGGGATCATCAGGGACATCCTGGCCCATGGCGGTCTGATGCCCTACGTCAAGGCCCGGTCCGCAGCCGTCTCCACCGTCTGA
- a CDS encoding Bug family tripartite tricarboxylate transporter substrate binding protein yields MKRRDFLLSGAALGALPAAAVAQSVFPAKPVTMVVVFPAGQAGDLLARVLSEPLSRTWGQQLIIDNKAGAAGIIGSAFVAKARPDGYTLLLSSTGPMAVAPHVYKKAGYDPLRDFTPIVSVGGVGYALVVPATSKFHSLGDLVSGAKATGRLNYASAGNGSTQHLMMELLKQRAGIEMTHVPYKGLAPAYPDLISGTLDVFFDTLPSVLPHLQSGKVRVLAVSTPERVPALPDVPTVMESGIPDFRILGWYGIAAPAKLDTTIRDKINADLRQVIATEAVRNSMAKLGIVSMVGSPDDFAKYLASEYEKFGDIIRKANITVE; encoded by the coding sequence ATGAAGCGCAGAGACTTCCTCCTTTCCGGCGCCGCCCTCGGTGCCTTGCCGGCGGCCGCCGTGGCGCAATCCGTGTTTCCCGCCAAGCCGGTCACCATGGTTGTGGTGTTCCCTGCCGGCCAGGCTGGCGACCTGCTGGCCCGGGTGCTCAGCGAACCGCTGTCCAGGACCTGGGGCCAGCAGCTGATCATCGACAACAAGGCGGGCGCAGCCGGCATCATCGGCAGCGCCTTCGTCGCCAAGGCGCGCCCGGATGGCTACACGCTCCTTCTCAGCTCCACCGGCCCCATGGCTGTGGCGCCGCACGTCTACAAGAAGGCGGGCTATGACCCGCTCCGGGACTTCACCCCCATCGTGAGCGTCGGCGGCGTCGGCTACGCGCTGGTGGTGCCGGCCACGTCCAAGTTCCACAGCCTGGGCGACCTGGTGTCCGGCGCCAAGGCGACGGGCAGGCTGAACTACGCGTCGGCGGGCAATGGCTCCACGCAGCACCTGATGATGGAACTGCTCAAGCAGCGCGCCGGCATCGAAATGACGCACGTTCCGTACAAGGGGCTGGCTCCCGCATACCCCGACCTGATCAGCGGCACGCTCGATGTGTTCTTCGACACCCTGCCCAGCGTGCTGCCGCACCTGCAATCGGGGAAGGTCCGGGTGCTCGCGGTGTCCACGCCGGAACGGGTACCCGCACTGCCCGACGTGCCGACCGTCATGGAGAGTGGCATTCCCGATTTCCGGATCCTGGGGTGGTACGGCATCGCTGCACCCGCGAAGCTGGACACCACGATCCGGGACAAGATCAACGCCGACCTCAGGCAGGTCATCGCGACCGAGGCGGTCAGGAACAGCATGGCAAAGCTGGGCATCGTGTCGATGGTGGGCAGCCCGGACGACTTCGCGAAGTACCTGGCGTCAGAGTACGAGAAGTTCGGCGACATCATCAGGAAGGCGAACATCACGGTCGAATGA
- a CDS encoding MmgE/PrpD family protein, with protein sequence MQQYLDTSNSPPVTRLLARMIVNTRYEDLSPVTVKAAELALYDWVGCAMVSGQTEKAAKMARVAAAEGAQGGALVFADGKRTSPHWAAFANGASHAVELDDVHMASIIHGGIVICPTALSVAEQSRASGKKLIEGLVVGFDVAYRIGEAIAKTHYLMWHSTGTVATFGAAAAAAKIMGLDEDQTCWALGNAASQAAGIWEYLKFGDDTKLLHSGKAAMNGLLAASLAREGFTGSDTGIEGERGFLATMSGSSNPAAVNWDAMTRDLGKKFKVDENGYKLHACCRHGHVSIDNALRLIQQHGIRADQVKAVRVQMNRNSCDTLGDSDPVSPYKAKFSLAFFMATCFLHRKVGMEAFTDDRLRDPAMRAFMKKVSYLENPEYTRNYPRLWTASLEVELQDGQVLSTQGDLPYGDPATELPIPLFEQKALDMMGSVVGADRARGLLAAMQQLPEVGDVSRIFDGYPYR encoded by the coding sequence ATGCAGCAATACCTCGACACCAGCAACTCCCCCCCGGTGACCCGCCTGCTGGCCCGGATGATCGTCAACACCCGCTACGAGGATCTTTCGCCGGTTACCGTCAAGGCAGCCGAACTGGCCTTGTACGACTGGGTTGGGTGCGCGATGGTCAGCGGGCAGACCGAGAAGGCAGCCAAGATGGCGCGTGTCGCAGCTGCGGAAGGCGCCCAGGGAGGTGCACTGGTGTTCGCAGACGGCAAGCGGACCAGCCCGCACTGGGCCGCCTTTGCCAACGGCGCCTCGCATGCCGTCGAGCTCGACGACGTCCATATGGCCTCCATCATTCACGGAGGCATCGTGATCTGTCCGACCGCGCTGTCGGTCGCCGAGCAGTCCAGGGCCAGCGGCAAGAAGCTGATTGAAGGGCTGGTGGTCGGCTTTGACGTGGCCTATCGGATCGGCGAAGCGATCGCCAAGACACACTACCTGATGTGGCACAGCACGGGGACCGTGGCAACGTTCGGCGCAGCTGCTGCCGCGGCCAAGATCATGGGCCTCGATGAAGACCAGACCTGCTGGGCCCTGGGCAACGCCGCCTCCCAGGCAGCGGGCATCTGGGAATATCTGAAGTTTGGCGATGACACCAAGCTTCTCCATAGCGGCAAGGCAGCAATGAACGGCCTGCTGGCTGCTTCGCTCGCCAGAGAAGGCTTCACGGGGTCGGACACGGGCATCGAGGGCGAGCGCGGATTCCTGGCGACGATGTCGGGCTCCAGCAACCCGGCCGCGGTGAACTGGGACGCCATGACCCGCGACCTCGGCAAGAAATTCAAGGTCGATGAGAACGGGTACAAGTTGCACGCGTGCTGTCGCCACGGCCACGTCAGCATCGACAACGCACTGCGTCTCATCCAGCAGCACGGGATTCGGGCGGACCAGGTCAAGGCCGTGCGCGTGCAGATGAACAGGAATTCGTGCGACACGCTCGGGGACAGCGATCCGGTTTCGCCCTACAAGGCCAAATTCAGCCTCGCATTCTTCATGGCAACTTGCTTCCTGCATCGCAAGGTGGGCATGGAAGCTTTCACGGACGACCGTCTGCGGGACCCTGCGATGCGTGCCTTCATGAAGAAGGTGAGTTACCTCGAGAACCCCGAGTACACCCGGAACTATCCGCGACTGTGGACCGCCAGCCTGGAGGTGGAGTTGCAGGACGGGCAGGTGCTGTCCACCCAAGGTGACCTGCCCTATGGCGACCCGGCCACCGAGCTTCCGATCCCCCTGTTCGAGCAGAAGGCGCTCGACATGATGGGATCGGTCGTCGGTGCAGACCGGGCACGCGGCCTTCTGGCCGCCATGCAGCAGTTGCCCGAGGTGGGCGACGTCTCCCGGATTTTCGACGGCTATCCGTACCGCTGA
- a CDS encoding FadR/GntR family transcriptional regulator: MPLPAARVNGAKALPAKRPKAAEVVAAEIRRQIVTGRLKPGDKLQPESVLKDEFAISRPTMREALRLLESESLISISRGKHGGARVSSIDLGSMSRQIGVFLQVEGTTLPDVWFARTIIEPPAARLLAAQRDPLVLAELEANIAEARQAASTDLIRYADLSAEFSLLITRHCGNKTLHLLASLIFDIIRRQHEHVTERTREKASVGRLREESLLTREEAIRMMRAGKVAEIERFWRAHLEHMRDLVLAAYDGPMTIDVLNKPAGKQRAISKVRREASLPS; the protein is encoded by the coding sequence ATGCCACTTCCCGCCGCCCGCGTGAACGGAGCCAAAGCGCTCCCCGCCAAACGACCGAAGGCCGCCGAAGTGGTCGCGGCCGAGATTCGCCGGCAGATCGTGACCGGCCGGCTCAAGCCCGGCGACAAGCTGCAGCCGGAGAGCGTCCTCAAGGACGAATTCGCGATCTCGCGGCCCACCATGCGCGAGGCGCTGCGCCTGCTGGAGTCGGAATCCCTCATCAGCATCAGCCGCGGCAAGCATGGCGGCGCGCGGGTGAGCTCGATCGACCTGGGATCCATGTCGCGGCAGATCGGCGTCTTCCTCCAGGTCGAGGGCACCACCCTGCCGGACGTCTGGTTCGCGCGCACCATCATCGAGCCGCCCGCGGCCCGGCTGCTCGCCGCGCAGCGCGACCCGCTGGTCCTGGCCGAACTGGAAGCGAATATCGCGGAGGCGCGGCAGGCCGCCAGCACGGACCTGATCCGCTATGCGGACCTCAGCGCGGAGTTCTCGCTCCTGATCACGCGGCATTGCGGCAACAAGACCCTGCACCTGCTCGCCTCGCTCATCTTCGACATCATCCGCCGCCAGCACGAACACGTGACCGAGCGCACGCGCGAAAAGGCCAGCGTCGGCCGCTTGCGGGAGGAGAGCCTTCTCACCCGGGAGGAAGCCATCCGGATGATGCGCGCCGGCAAGGTGGCCGAGATCGAGCGCTTCTGGCGCGCGCACCTCGAGCACATGCGCGATCTCGTCCTGGCCGCCTACGACGGCCCCATGACGATCGACGTGCTGAACAAGCCCGCCGGCAAGCAGCGCGCGATCTCGAAAGTGCGCCGAGAGGCGTCCCTGCCCAGCTGA
- a CDS encoding Bug family tripartite tricarboxylate transporter substrate binding protein has protein sequence MIDRRTFVRSAAILGASPMLVPVPGRAEAYPSKPVTIIVPFAAGQSGDVLARILSEPLGKMWGKSLIVENKVGAGGAIGSQFVAKAPGDGYTLLLGSSGPMAIAPNLVKNVGYDPRKDFTPIMNIAGVAQALVVPASSKYRSVRDLVADAKARPDKLSYGSGGNGSTQHLTMEMLKQHAGISMVHVPYKGTAPAYTDLIGGQLDVLVDSAPGVVPFLQSDKVRVLAVSTAKRMPSWPNVPTMAESGFPDFDVLGWLGIVAPQGLSPAIQKRLNDDLKTALANDAVKANLARLGMISLGTSPEEFGRYIDTELAKFGDVIRKGGITVE, from the coding sequence ATGATCGATCGCAGGACTTTCGTTCGCTCGGCCGCCATCTTGGGTGCATCGCCGATGCTGGTCCCCGTTCCCGGCCGTGCCGAGGCCTATCCCAGCAAACCGGTGACCATCATCGTTCCGTTCGCTGCCGGCCAGTCGGGCGACGTGCTGGCCCGCATTCTTTCGGAGCCCCTCGGGAAGATGTGGGGCAAATCGCTCATCGTCGAGAACAAGGTCGGCGCGGGCGGCGCCATCGGCAGCCAGTTCGTCGCGAAAGCGCCGGGCGATGGGTACACGCTACTCCTCGGCTCGAGCGGTCCGATGGCCATCGCGCCGAACCTTGTCAAGAATGTCGGGTACGACCCGCGCAAGGACTTCACGCCCATCATGAACATCGCCGGCGTGGCACAGGCACTGGTCGTTCCGGCCAGCTCGAAGTACAGGTCGGTGCGGGATCTGGTCGCGGACGCCAAGGCTCGACCCGACAAACTGAGCTATGGCTCGGGCGGCAACGGTTCGACCCAGCACCTGACGATGGAAATGCTGAAACAGCATGCAGGAATCTCGATGGTGCACGTTCCGTACAAGGGAACAGCACCTGCCTATACAGACCTGATCGGAGGCCAGCTCGACGTGCTCGTCGACTCCGCTCCGGGCGTGGTGCCGTTCCTGCAGTCGGACAAGGTGCGGGTGCTCGCCGTGTCGACGGCGAAACGGATGCCAAGCTGGCCCAACGTACCGACCATGGCTGAGAGCGGCTTCCCGGATTTCGACGTTCTCGGCTGGCTAGGCATCGTTGCGCCCCAGGGACTGAGCCCGGCGATCCAGAAGCGACTGAACGACGATCTCAAGACGGCACTGGCCAACGATGCCGTCAAGGCAAACCTGGCCCGCCTGGGCATGATCTCGCTGGGCACCAGCCCCGAGGAGTTCGGCCGGTACATCGATACCGAGCTGGCCAAGTTCGGGGACGTGATCAGGAAAGGCGGCATCACCGTCGAGTGA
- a CDS encoding GntR family transcriptional regulator, which produces MARPLYAQVAEELSAAIARGRFPVGSLLPTEVELCGQYGTSRPTVRLALQELQAMGLVSRKKRLGTKVESATPQRGYSQAVASLEDLVQLAEDQVRSVRKAETVVLDRPTAKQLGVLPGTRWIRLELLRLPGDGNEETPAGWTETYIDADYADIPKLLRKQPKILVSSLIESYYGRRVAEVEQIIHAVPLPPEVAEVLHAKAGSPALRIMRRYLDHANEAFEIAITIHPGDRMSVATRLRRDRS; this is translated from the coding sequence ATGGCCAGACCTCTCTACGCCCAAGTCGCCGAGGAACTCTCCGCTGCGATAGCGCGCGGCCGCTTTCCCGTGGGGTCGCTGCTACCGACCGAGGTCGAGCTGTGCGGCCAGTACGGAACCAGTCGGCCAACCGTTCGGCTTGCGTTGCAGGAGTTGCAGGCGATGGGCTTGGTCTCCCGCAAGAAGCGCCTGGGCACGAAGGTGGAATCTGCGACACCGCAGAGGGGCTATTCGCAGGCGGTTGCCTCGCTCGAAGACCTGGTGCAGCTCGCCGAGGACCAGGTGCGCTCTGTGAGGAAGGCGGAAACGGTGGTGCTTGACAGGCCCACTGCCAAGCAGCTCGGCGTCCTGCCCGGGACACGCTGGATCCGGCTCGAACTCCTGCGTCTGCCCGGAGACGGCAACGAGGAAACGCCGGCGGGCTGGACGGAGACGTACATCGATGCCGACTACGCAGATATCCCGAAGCTCTTGCGCAAGCAGCCCAAGATCCTGGTCAGCTCCTTGATCGAAAGCTACTATGGCCGGCGGGTCGCGGAGGTTGAGCAGATCATCCATGCCGTGCCCTTGCCACCCGAGGTGGCGGAGGTGCTGCATGCGAAAGCGGGATCGCCTGCGCTGCGCATCATGCGCCGATACCTGGATCACGCGAACGAAGCATTCGAGATTGCAATCACGATTCATCCGGGCGATCGGATGAGTGTGGCGACTCGGCTGCGGCGGGATCGTTCGTAG
- a CDS encoding 3-isopropylmalate dehydratase large subunit encodes MTITEKIIASHADLPRVRPGDFVEARVDQTWSDDLGSPLTMGLLEEHGLKVWDPSRMFVTSMVNSPAQSIQTATVLKSIRRLTGKLEIPHYEMGKAAIHNALGIEIGKTLPGELIAGGNSHACMAGGLGCFATGMGSTDIAAILATGRTWLEVPRTIRFRFVGKLRPWVTGKDLMLHVIGRIGFSGADNAAMEFCGEPIDTLEVEERLSMTNMAIEAGAQNAIIEPDAKTLAYVDKIAQRAFTPVYGDRDAEISEEHVIDVSELEPVIALPSLPSNTRPLTAVKGIRFDQVYIGSCTNGWMTDMRVAASILKGRKVSDALRVIIIPSTAQIHRQCVEEGLAQVFLEAGCAFSMPTCGPCIGAHMGILAEGERCLSTSNRNFPGRQGHVKSETYLCNPAVAAATAVKGELCGPDDL; translated from the coding sequence ATGACGATCACCGAAAAGATCATCGCCAGCCACGCGGATCTGCCCCGCGTGCGGCCGGGCGACTTCGTCGAAGCCAGGGTGGACCAGACCTGGTCAGACGACCTGGGGTCACCGCTCACGATGGGCCTGCTGGAGGAACACGGGCTGAAGGTCTGGGACCCGAGTCGGATGTTCGTGACCTCGATGGTCAATTCGCCGGCACAGAGCATCCAGACGGCGACCGTCCTGAAGAGCATCCGGCGTCTCACGGGCAAGCTGGAAATCCCGCACTACGAGATGGGCAAGGCGGCGATCCACAACGCGCTGGGAATCGAGATCGGCAAGACGCTGCCGGGCGAACTGATCGCCGGAGGCAACTCACATGCCTGCATGGCAGGCGGCCTGGGCTGCTTTGCCACCGGGATGGGATCGACCGACATTGCGGCCATCCTTGCTACCGGGCGGACCTGGCTGGAGGTGCCGCGGACGATCCGCTTCCGATTCGTGGGAAAGCTGCGTCCCTGGGTCACAGGCAAGGACCTGATGCTGCACGTGATCGGCAGGATCGGCTTCTCCGGCGCAGACAACGCGGCGATGGAATTCTGCGGCGAGCCGATCGACACGCTGGAGGTCGAGGAGCGCCTGTCCATGACCAACATGGCCATCGAGGCGGGCGCCCAGAACGCGATCATCGAGCCCGATGCAAAGACACTGGCCTATGTCGACAAGATTGCCCAAAGGGCCTTCACGCCGGTCTACGGCGACCGAGATGCGGAAATATCCGAAGAGCACGTGATCGACGTCTCCGAACTCGAGCCGGTGATCGCCCTGCCCTCGTTGCCCAGCAACACGCGGCCGCTGACGGCCGTGAAGGGCATTCGCTTCGACCAGGTCTACATCGGCTCCTGCACCAACGGCTGGATGACCGACATGCGTGTCGCCGCCTCGATCCTCAAGGGTCGCAAGGTGAGCGACGCCCTGCGCGTGATCATCATTCCGAGTACCGCGCAGATCCACCGCCAGTGTGTCGAGGAAGGATTGGCCCAAGTCTTCCTGGAGGCCGGGTGTGCCTTCTCCATGCCCACCTGCGGCCCCTGCATCGGGGCCCACATGGGCATCCTGGCGGAGGGCGAACGTTGCCTGTCCACCAGCAACCGCAACTTCCCGGGTCGCCAGGGCCACGTGAAGAGCGAAACGTATCTGTGCAACCCAGCCGTCGCTGCCGCCACTGCCGTGAAGGGCGAGCTGTGCGGCCCCGACGACCTCTGA
- a CDS encoding NUDIX hydrolase yields the protein MPTPAVPTPATLRPAATVVIVRAGLKGPEVLMLLRAEKGDHNSGAWVFPGGLVDRGDRACHACCAGLDDAEASRRLGLAAGGLDFYVTAIRESFEEAGLLLAIDDRGAFPALDGPTGDALSALRKPIGRGELDFGAVCRDHGLRLATDRLHYIAHWITPPGMAKRFDTRFFLAVVPPSQRAAHDAVETLDHGWFRPADLLAGGDARKLLVVTRTMLQTVAGFDDVDGLLRWAESPRGVKTVTRRRCRDAQGPQVLMPDHPAWPEVGLLDPEGEGTAWCELRAGVPVRLSPLVRRFTHGDGNCYLIGDGARGWAVIDPPPSPDRDWLLALTGGREPVALSTGEARGVRATSPIPDLTLEALDTPGGTAWLLRQERMLFTGRWAPPRAELPPALGTVADWMAPARGFLVPLR from the coding sequence ATGCCCACCCCAGCCGTCCCGACCCCGGCCACGTTGCGCCCAGCCGCCACGGTCGTCATCGTGCGAGCCGGCCTGAAGGGGCCGGAGGTGCTGATGCTGTTGCGCGCGGAGAAAGGCGACCACAACAGTGGCGCCTGGGTATTCCCCGGCGGCCTGGTGGATCGCGGCGACCGCGCCTGCCATGCCTGTTGCGCCGGCCTGGACGACGCCGAGGCAAGCCGGCGGCTGGGCCTGGCCGCGGGCGGCCTGGACTTCTACGTGACGGCCATCCGCGAGAGCTTCGAGGAAGCAGGACTGCTGTTGGCCATCGACGATCGCGGCGCCTTTCCCGCGCTGGACGGGCCAACCGGCGACGCGCTCTCGGCGCTGCGCAAGCCCATCGGACGAGGCGAGCTCGACTTCGGCGCCGTTTGCCGCGACCACGGCCTGCGGCTGGCCACCGACCGCCTGCACTACATCGCGCACTGGATCACGCCGCCGGGCATGGCCAAGCGGTTCGACACCCGCTTCTTCCTGGCCGTGGTGCCCCCCTCGCAACGCGCCGCGCACGACGCGGTGGAGACGCTGGACCACGGCTGGTTCCGGCCGGCCGACCTGCTCGCGGGCGGCGACGCGCGCAAGCTGCTGGTCGTCACCCGCACGATGCTCCAGACCGTGGCCGGCTTCGACGACGTGGACGGCCTCCTTCGGTGGGCCGAGTCCCCGCGCGGGGTCAAGACGGTCACCAGACGACGTTGCCGCGATGCGCAGGGGCCGCAGGTGCTCATGCCGGACCATCCCGCGTGGCCGGAAGTCGGCCTGCTCGACCCCGAGGGCGAGGGGACGGCCTGGTGCGAGCTGCGCGCCGGCGTGCCGGTGCGGCTGTCGCCCCTGGTGCGTCGTTTCACCCACGGCGACGGCAACTGCTACCTGATCGGTGATGGGGCTCGCGGATGGGCGGTGATCGACCCCCCGCCTTCGCCCGACCGCGACTGGCTGCTCGCCCTCACGGGTGGCCGCGAGCCGGTCGCCCTCTCCACCGGGGAGGCCCGCGGCGTACGCGCCACGTCACCTATCCCCGATCTCACGCTGGAGGCACTGGACACGCCGGGGGGAACGGCCTGGCTGCTGCGGCAGGAGAGAATGCTGTTCACCGGCCGCTGGGCACCGCCCCGTGCGGAGCTACCCCCGGCGCTGGGCACCGTGGCCGACTGGATGGCGCCCGCCCGCGGCTTTCTTGTCCCCCTGCGCTGA